A window of Rhizophagus irregularis chromosome 9, complete sequence genomic DNA:
GCTCAATTTGCCAAGGTCTATCAGATAATGCTAATACGACAGTAATATTACTTTCAATGTTAGAATATGGTTGTGGCGTAATAAATTTCACTGGAAATGTCCCAATACGTCTTACTATTGGTCTACTAAGCATTGGCTTATCGTCTAAAAAAGTTAGATTAGTTTTAATAACAACAgaatgttaatattatattacaattactatgtaattaattaattagtattaatcACCTGATGACCAAGACCATTGAAAATACACAATAGTTCCCTCTCTTAAACctgaaaagaaataatatttaaattattttaattgataaaaataataaaaagaacgttattagtaaaaattaccAGCCAAGAAATAAGCTTTTTCATTGTTTCCAATAATACAAGCTGATTCTGGTATATTGACTTTAGTAATTGAATAATCTACTAGTACTTCCTCATGTAAagtttgtaataaattattcatattcAATGATATAAACTTTATACATGGTTTGAATGTTCCAATCATACACATGGGAATTGGAACCAATGAACTAATATTATGAAgataagtattaataaatattacttaacAGTCAATCTCTATAAATACACCCCCCTTGGAAACCATGTGTTTAAAGAGGATGCGCATTTATAGAGAGTTGAGTTTATTGATACTTACCTTGGAGAAATACATTTAATGAAACAAGGCTGACTATCCAATAAACTTTCCgctattttaattatttctatttgttttttttcatagtcaATATCAACTCTTAATACTGTTATAATACTtccatttatatttaataaacttataactataatattttcatatgcAGATGCAACCTCGATAATGCTATTCTCCGGTGGTATCCAACGAATTGTTTTAAAAACTCCTTCttctaataatgaaattttatcgATCCTCGGCTCACTTACGATAACAGCATTCCTATGTACTTGTGTGAGCACTCCTTTCACACCTGTTGTATCgcaaatatttgaaatacaTAGTGAACAAACTTCTAAATCAAATCCACTATTCTCACTAATATCATCTAATTCACCTCCTCTAATGAACATCAACCTTGTGGAATTAGCAAATGATAATGCTAAAAATGAATCTATTAAATCTTCACTCGAATATTTTAATCCCCACAATGACGTAACTCCACCAAATTCTGCATCTGTTCTTGTCATGACATTAACTCCTATTGCTCTTCTTAACTCTCTTATACTTCCATATTTACCACGTCCGCTACATGCGAATATAACATCATGTCTTTCTTGATGGAAGTCCAACATTTGAAAGTCCAAAATTGGTGCCCAATTAGGTATCACACTTGTGATCTCGGCTTCTTTCATCTGTGATACTTTAACTACTGCCCCATCGCTCATGTCTCCtccaactataataaattcttctcCGCTTTCTTCTTCAACACATAAAACACTCATACATTCTCCAATACAGTTTAATCCATTCTCTTTttgtattaaagaaaatattatatttttttcatcaataattTCTATTCGATACAATGTTCCATCTTCAATCCCCGCGTATACATATTGTTTTGGGTGTGATTCAATTAAACTTGATCTTTTCAATATCGATGCGTCCATTGGATATGCGTATGATGTCATTAGTGCTTTCCCTTTCACCGGTAACGGTACTTTGTAAAATTCATTATGTCCCGCTATAACATTTTGTGTCTGTATAAAACACATTTCTGTTTcctagaaaaatttaaaaaacattaattaaatgtctaaaaaaataaattattggaattattCCAACTTACAGtaacatataataaactttcTGGATAATTAGGTAATGGTATAATATGCAACGGCAATGAACTATCtgtaattaaattagaaaagaaaatcaataCGAAAGATgcgtaattaaaataaataaacaacatCTGATAATACCTTTATCTAATTGTagtgaataataattaataacatcTCTTTCAGGTGAATCCGCCGCCCAAAATTGATATATTACTATCATAGGTTGTTTTTCTTTCTCGTTATATATGATCATGGCTAGAAGTATACGCATGTCATCCATAGGATATAAAAAAGTCATGTGCCATATCACTCCATCTTGTTGGTACTCTTTagtctaaaaataaattagcgaatttaataaatcagaatttaatattttatcaaattatcattGACTTACATTAATTGGATCGAATGTTAATTTTGCTCCTCGATATACTGAAAATAATTGAAAGGTATTTTGCCATGCTGCCACCGCAATTAATCTTCCgctaaatacattttttattttaaattaggtaaattaaatgatctatacttaatttatcattatactCACGTAGGATCGATACACAGTTTACTTCTagatttttgataatcaagtCCGGGCATAGATAAAACaatctaaatttattagatataatatttgattttaatttacacAATAGAAATCACTTCAAAGTATTTCAAGTCTCACCTCCTTGATAACTTGAAATCTTCCTGATTTCCTAGAACTCTCAACATTCGATCCGATAATTTCCGGGATAacttttccttttcctttattCCTTCTAACATTTTCCCCTCCTGAATTAtctatatcattataatactCAGTATATGCCAAAAAACTTAGCATTCCTGAATCACTTAAACACACTAAAACATCTTGGCCTGGTATGACTCTTTTTAcattttgattatcaaaataatccTCATTTTTCAATTGAACACAATCATCAATTGGATCATATATCATTGATTGTGGAAATCGGGAATGTAATActttaatatcttttattgTACCAAATACTGGTTGTTCGAAAATTGATACTAAAGCACCTTCTGGTGTTATCTCTAATAATTCCAATACTGTTTCCTATAGTATAAAGGAGTTCTTTTGaatttaaccaaaaattttgTCTACCTTCACTTCATTTTGCTTCTCAATTACTTACCTTAGCAAACACTACATCCTTTCTTTCTTTGCTCCTTAATGCACAAATCACCATTCCAGTAATAACACAACTATTTACTGCTGTCCTTGCATATACTCTAACTTTACAACTATTCtccaattctttttctttattttccgtaaaatcaaaatatgctgccatattttaaaaacttagtTTTTGATTAACAAGAAGTGACAATTAAATATCACCAGCACAATTACTGCGCATATGTTATCAAAATGACGTCTACAAGAGGTATATCATTTGTGAAAAAACCCATATAGGAAAAGATTTGATATAACGGATCATAAGTAACAtctttgatatatataatttaccctCGATATACCGGAATTCTTGATATAACGGATTTACGGATGGTCTAAAAATTGTTTTCAGCTTATTTTacatctttttatatataaagacgGGAAACATCAGGTTtttgcaaaattaaaaatttttttttgcatacaTCAAATTTAAACGGCGATAATTGCAAAATAGATATCTTAATGtgataaataatcattatctgttatattagTAGGATTAAATTAGCTAGACTATattaacgtatcataatacaTATGACTATGGTGTTCAAAATTCAAtgcctttaaaaaattatatagcggtgataatataaagtattagCAATTTACGTTTAATAATTCCTTATTATTTGTCAATCCTAGAAGAAATGAAATTACCACCATGGAGGTCCAAATAAGTTatgttttatccttttacaatcactagatAATGAGCAAAGCAggataacattttaaaataagtcTCCAGTGTAcctttatttgatatataagtCACATACGTTAAAGtggatattaaattaaataaatattatatatttcccTGATTCGGAATAACAgatagaaattaaataaattatgtgtGGACATGATTAATCcaaatgatgtaataataacaacatatTAGTCGAaaccaatataataatataaaaccatAACATCCCCATCAAATCACTGGAACTTGCAGAATTTATCCCAGGATGATCGGTCGGCCCTGAGGGATTTACTGTAGCTGTGGCGTCATAACTACTAGCATTTCCTGAGATCGCACTCATAGTTTGACATGTTGATCTAATTGTGTCTATTGCTGGCGGAACTTCTGTATTTAATAACGTATCCGGCTGTCCCGTTCTTCGAAAACATTCTAAACAAAGCGGCTGAAAATTTCGAACATTAAGattaattattcaaacaaAGAAAAGTAATCCCTAAAATCAACTTACGTATACGGATAAAAATGTGTCTGTACAAGCACAACGTATTGCATCAATAAATTGTTGAGGGTTAAATAtaactaaagaaaaattctgaaaaatttcaCTAGACTTTGTGCATGAATCGATAGAAGGGTATTCTTTTTCACAAGCTACACATGATGGAATGTTTGGATCAAAGTAAGGATGATTTTCTGAGCCTACATTCGATGGAATAAGTAGACACAGAATTATggaaattaaaatgaaaacgCTATTATTTCCATGAAGAGAAATTGAAAGTTTTGAggtcattatttatattttaaaatcactaTCATTAAATTCGTAAATAACTGTTGCGAATTATAACACTAACAGCGAAACAGTGGAGGTTCAATTCAAATGTAACATCCATATTTATAAGagaaatatcttttattttttaaacccCCTATTTAACACGAACGATGTGTACATGTcgattatcattaaataacttttaaaaatagtagTGATGTCAttccaaaaaaagaatgtcaTAATTTTTAGAAACAGTATCACGTGCTTGAaactttgccgatcatttctGGATTGTACTATCAGAAGTTGCTTAAATCTTGAGTCTAAAGCCATAATCGTTTCCTCCTTGATTCTCAAAAATAGATCCCAAGAGTGTTTGATCCTCTTCGTCTAATTTTTCAACGCCATGTGCAACGTTAGGAGCTGATGGACTCGTATAAGATTTACGCCTagcaaattaaaattatttaaattatttatcattatttttcaaaaaaaaaaatcttattaaggATTTACCTTTCACCACCACCTTTTGATGGCCAAGTTGGAAACATTTCTGGATCTTTTGGTAAAGGACTTTCCCTAAGCAATTATAGCCATAACAACATAttaatcatcaattattttcatattacatTTAATCATCAACGTACGTGAAATAAGGATGTTTTAAAGCCTCTTCTGCGGTTATTCTTTTTGATGGATCATAAGTCAACAGCTTTGCTATTAGATCAAAACCATTCTCTGTCAAATACGGGAATCGACTACGTAACGTATTAtgtctaaagaaaaaaatttgagcTTAAAGGAATTACAAGGAATTATGATTTACTATATTCGCTAAACTTACGATTGTTTTATAAAAGGAATATTTTTAGCATGGGGTAATTTTGAAAATCCAGgccatattttttcattaggCATTCCCAATAacttgaaaatcttttttttttaaaaaaaaaacaatttttaaaaaatgagattataaataaaacatcAACAATGTATTATCTAATTACTTTAGTCAATTGATCAATTTCTGTTCGCCCTGGCAATAAAGGTTCTTTATTTACCAATTCTCCAAATATACAACCAACGGACCACATATCTACGGCTGTAGAATATTTCTTCGTCCCCAATAGTAACTCGGGAGCTCtgtaagaaagaaaaaaaaatcaaaaaaaaaatcaaatgagtaaaataaaaataaacaatacaCTCACCGATACCAAAGAGTAACGACGAGTTCAGTCATTGGGCCTAATGGACTACCATATTTTCTAGCTAAACCAAAATCTGCGACTTTAATTTGGCCACGATTATTAAGCAAAAGGTTAGAAGTCTTTAAATCACGATGAATAATCCAATTATCGTGCAACATTGCAACAGCCGATAAAAGCTGAAGCATTATTGTTTTAACCTCCGATTGCAGAAAAGGTACTTGCATATCTTCCATGAGACTTTTAAGATCGTGTTCTATAAAATCCATAActataaaaattcttaaaagaaaaaagaaattgtaaaaatagtTTAGGTTGAATTCAAGGAGAATACCAAATTTAACATACTGTGTCAGTGTTTCACCAACTACGATTTCTCTCACATTTACAATATTCGGATGTTTAGCCAAAAGTAAAGTATGAACTTCTCGCAGGGATGTAATAggaaaaccatttttttctttgtctaATTTGAGTTTTTTTAAAGCCACAACCTCCCCTGTGGCTTTATCTCTGGCACGAAAAACTACTCCATAAGCACCTTCTTCaattctatttaatttttcataattatcaaCGCTACGACATCCAGTAAGCATTGGGGGTAGTGGGGTTGGGGTGGATTTAATAATTCTCTCTTCAAATGATTGTGTTGTTGATTCAGGCGTGGGAGAAGGAGTGGAACTAATACTCATATCATTTATAGGTTCTGCTATAGGAGATATTGATCTAGTTGAAGGAGACTGATTAAACGGATCTTCATTCGATACTTTTAACCTTCTAATACTTTCAGTAGTTTCAGGCTGAGAATGTTCGTCTACTTCTgaatcttgaatttttttacgtctttttttactaaatctTTGTTCGCTTTCTGAATCATTATCACTTTCAGATTCCCACTTTGATTTTTTGGTTTTTGTTTTTGGAGTTTCCGTTAATTGAACTTCtggtgtattatttttttctaaattattatcgTCTATACATTCAACAGGAGAATAACCCTGATTTTCCATCTATTTCTTCGCAAGTAGTATTATTCAATTTCtcaaaaagtaatattttaccTGCACTAGAGAACCCGAAAAATACTCCTGATCGGCGAGATTTTAACCTAAAATAAACGATTATGTCATATTCATACACGTGCAACTCAGATGTGGGCTttatataatatctttaaaacagaataacagataatttgtgtttttttaaaatttatatcgaaattataaaagaattcgCATAGATAACGAAAAAATTGGTAGAAGTAtccatttgtttattttattgaaaagaCTAATAAAGATTTTTGCTTTCATCTGACTTCTGATTTTAATGATTAGAATGATTTcgctatttatttattaacagttTAATATAACAATTCTTCGATCACGTGACAATTTTGCCGATTATTTTTGGCCGACcccaaaaatttataaattattttttgtttaaatttgggcaaaattatataattaaatacattgacatattataatatataatataaatatcattttaaaatacaaatgcTAATTGTACGTCAATTTAAATCTGTGAGTCATTTGAATCTgtaatttgattcaaattgTACTCACccgtataaataaaaaaggatttaacccactctttaaaaaaaatttgctttgtATGATCATTATGATCATCATAAAGGCTTAATCCATGTAAAAGTCTTACTATCATCCCTCTTTCATGAAATACCAAATTAAcgcgtaaaataaaaaatttcacacaaaaaaaatcaaacgaTATATCATCTTCAAACTTGCACTTCTTAGTGCACTTCTCTCCGTCGGTTTTATCATTTTCCTTAAcgttttcatcattatcatttctctcattattattatttctctcattattgttatttatccCATTTTTATTGTTTCTCCCATTATTTTTCATACGAATAAGAAAGGTTAAAAACAGGTGAATAACAAAGAGATAGTTAATCAATGAATAATTCTGTAAAACACTTGGTTCTATTAAAAGCAAAAGTAAAAGCATAGAGCGGAATATATTATACATCCCACCAGTAATAAGAAGGACacttattgtataaatataatcatCTGTTCTATTTgttctttttgataaaatgaaactaaaaaaaacatttaaaagaataagagCTATCAAAATAAGGGAACaaatagtatttaaaataaaacacgCTATTCTCATGcgatttaaattttcattcctTTCCCGAacaatctttattatatttttcacatCATccaaagtttcttttttatcatgCGCCCAAATATCACCCTTTTCTATATCAACCACAGAAGGaccaatattaattttgtcaattatttttgacttttcattaatttcaaaaatgccTTTAATACTCGAAAAAATGATACTCCCACTTAAAATACCAGATAGAGAATTTGCTACAATCTTAAAAGCTGTTGAATCCTTATTCACACTTTCataagtaataaaaacaattccaattataataacagtgaccgaaaaaaatattgccaATCTCTGATCACGTTTCGCTTTCCTTACAAGATTCAGATTTTTTTCTGTAACTTCTTTTAAATCTTTCAGTCTCAATACCCGCTCCATTCTTTCTACATCGTTTGTTTTTTGCGGTGTTTCATGGTTTATTATTTGCGGTGTATCGCTCATTTTGTCTGATTGTAAATtagttgttattattattagaggaatttttttttcttgtgaatttaaatttatcacaAAGGTTCTTCAGattggaatttttatattagttatgCCAATTTCGTTGATAgtgaaatgattttataataatttattaatatagttaatgcaaaaaactattttatgaAACAAAGATTTATAATCGATTAAGCAATTAGATCTTTATCtacaatataaaatactaaatatgAGCTTTTTTGGtttgtttcaataatttattcgATATGTAATGCAGAAACATTggaaatttcagaaatttcgtacattaattgaattattttacgATTTTATGACCAATTTcgtaaattataaagaatctGATTATTGAATCTCTATATGGGttatagaatataaaaatgaagcCTTTTatagtgcttcgatccggaTGAAGACCGTCATCCGGGTTACACAAAAAATAGATCCGGATTCTTATCCGGGTCAAATAATCCGGATATCgtatattgattaaatttagtCAAAATTAAGactagtttaaatttttatattacaggTTTTTTTAGCCACATTTAATAAtgtacagatttttttttaatatgccaagaagaaaaaaaattttaaaactgcaaaaaagatttaatgaaTAAGGTTGTTTAAATATAGgttaatttaatgttatagatgataattatataccattaagtgaatatttaaaagacaattcagatgaatttataaatgaaagaattcaaaaacttagtaattttactttaatttggtcaaaaaatacatataataaaatacaaatctCATCATCGTATATGATATATCTGATTCATcagtttataatgaaatataataaataaatatattactatataaattttatattatataacttataaaatcCTAATTTCTGATTGGTTAATATATGTATCACGTGACGCTTACATAATCTGAAAAATtgagacttttttttattttataaatcaattccttttaataaatagagtttaattttttttataaaattaaaatccaatcataaaatcaaattttatttaaatttttttaagttcctATTATAGAGGTTCTGCACCGTAGGATTTACAACTGATAAgcaataattctggccagaattcaTACCGCCGGCCggaattacaaatttggctAAGACCgcgaaatttaattttatttagcatCTTCTATTCTTTGAACAAGATCTGCAGATATACCGCttataaatactgtaataatgatattaaattgcTTTGCGCTAATTGTTTTACGAAAGGTGAAGCTACTCTTGCATTGAGAATTAGAGGAAATTTTCTCATGAACTTTGATTTTGCCCTAGAAAAGTTAGTATCAGTTGGTTGCTCCAAATTTCATTCTGCGGCACACTCTCAGTATATGTTATGAAGATCTTGTTGTGCATGGCAAGGTAGCGCGTAACGTATTTTCACACcaattttattggaaaaaagACAATTTCAttgttgcaaaaaaaataatgaagttgCAACCATGCTGAAAAGTTCCTCGCGCGGCGAGGACTTcccttaataatatattaaggAGACGTCTTACTTCATGTCTGATCCAGGCAATTGGCGGTGAAGTTATGAGTCAGTAGATATTCAAGTTATTTCTTGATGGTCAGCCACTCATTAGACCGTTCAATATCATAAATACACAGTTAAAATTTCGAAGTccaacattatttattattaaaaacgaAAAGCCAACTAAGTGATAGTATATAATGAAATGAGCGAAATTATGATGCTATCAAAGAGAGGTCCTAGCATCAAATTGTTTTTTTGCtctattgtaaaattttatactacaCTAGATTTCCGAAATAAATTATCCCACACAAAATTTCGCCTGTCTATTGTATATCACCACAAAAGAACTTTCTCAAGTTTAAGAAATTTCGAACCTAAGTATAAATTCGTGAGATTAGCAATAAAATCCCGGTGAAAaccagaatttttaaaaaatttctggtaaaaattagaaatattttaataaaaaaaaaatatataaaataaaaaatattaatcaatatattacaaagtttaattaattaaataaataaattttctacaaGTTTGTGCtgtttatacaaaaaaacGCCAATACTTATAAAAACAAACTTTCAAGTTTCAAATGGaattaagattaataaaaagttaaagtcAGTTCAAACGGTTCAAGTCAGTTCAAATTGGTTCATACTGAGTTGCTTAGAGTCAGTTTAACTGATCCTGATCAACATTGCCTTTAGATCGagaatttttatcataatatttaattctaaaacaaatattataaataaaattacaaacttaTTAATGATGTATTTTCATAATTCATTTCTTTCTCATTTCGACAAAATGGGCTAAACGCTTAACCATACAATTGAGGGTCAATTACAAATAGGTTATTGTCTACAAGAGCTGAAACGCGTACTCAAGTTCGGGTTACACGATTTTATCAGCCAATAATATAAATCCCGATTAAAAATCCGAACGCGCAACTTTAGGAATGGCTCGTCGGCTTTTATAGATCTAATAtcccttttttaaaaaaatttgttaagcTAATGTCTCATTTCAAGagtaaaattgattttatgatTGAAGAATACCTTGTAGACGCGGGAAAATATTATGCACAAAAGAATGAACGACGTGCATCTACTTCAGAACTTGAAGATTACAAAAAGACCTTCTCCAATAAAGTTAATAAGTATGTTAAAGAATTCGAAGATGAAGTTAgtgaaaaacttaaaaataaggATTGGGATAAAGAATTTAACAAACTCAAAAACAAAGAAGATATATCAAAAGACAAGTGGATTCGTCAAGCAAGATCACtatatattgaaaaacttTACTCTCATATATGGAAATCATTaaagaaaagttttttatcaaaatataacaaagaacctcaagaaaaagatttaattgaaTTCCCAAAAATTGCTGCTGTTTATTTCTATAGAAAAGTTCTGGGGTCGCTACGTAAGGGATCggttattaaagaatcaaaacgtgaaaattcaaaaaatgctgCACCCAATGGTGTCATTACACGTTATGGGTTCCACGGCGAAAAACGTGAAAGTGTTGATTTACTTATTAACCACCATCATGATCGCGTCAATAAATTGGTAAAGGGTAAAAATGGAGCGTCATCATTTAATCATGATCCTCAGAAGATACGTCCAAAAAGTCTCAATCCTTTCCTTCAGATTATAAAACAAGGCAATGATTCACAAAAAACAATAGCTAAAAGGCTTTCGGAAGGTGGAAATGAACGAGAAAATATAAAAGCaaggaaaattaataaagatttatgaTTTTACACTTTGTATTATTGGTATTAATggaaacaataaatttttttatgatgctAGCTAGCTAGTAATGTATTAGAAgttgttcaaaaatttaaataaatttttttataatgtatagtatacagtatatacataattcattatataaaagagTCACTACATATTTTACCAAGTCAATTCTCTAGAATCAGTACCACAACCATCACCACCACCTTCTTTTGAAGCTTCACTGCCACAACCTCCGCCTAAACTACCTTCGGGTGCAACAGCGGCTCTAAACAATCTTGCACCATATTTTTGATACATTTCTGTTACACCTCCAGCAGCGATTAACTTTTCTTCCATTAAAGACAActcaaatttaaattctttaccACAACAAATTACTTTACGATCTTTTACTTCAACTTCGACTTCAACCCCTTCTTGTGCAAGTGTATAAAATTCATCGTTATTTATCGTAATACCTAAAAGTGCCATATTTGGCtacataaaataaagaattgagtatataattggcaaaaagatatttttaaaacccAAAATAGAAATGAGTTTTCATAAATTACCTGATTTCTACTATAAATATAGGCATAACTTTTAGCAATAACAACTTTAACTCCTGCACCTTTTAAAGCTCTAGGAGCTTCTTCTCTACTACTGCCACTACCAAATCCAGAACCTCCAACGACAACACTGTAACCTTCTTTAACTTTTTGTACGAAATCAGGTTTAACATATTGAAATGCATGACTACCTAAATCTTCATCACTTGTACCAGGCATAAATTGTGCTGGTATAATAGCATCAGTATCAACATTATCTTCAAATCTTTGAACTTTCCCTTTTATACTTGCCGAAAATGATGTTGGTTGTGATGGTAAATCCGATGATGAATCTGTTATGTTTGATGGATCGGAAAGAATAGGATTTGGTtcagaaattttaatagatatTTCGGGATCAAGCCATTGTCCTAAACATTCTTGATATTTCTCTTTATCGATGGCATCAATTAAGTCTCGTGGATCACGAACTTCCATTTCAAATGAAGAAGCTGCTACAGTAGCAGCTGAAGCCAAATTACCAATAGCTCCTTTACCCttattaaggaaaaaaattttgtttagtAAACTTTAACGCTAGAAAATCAAAagtt
This region includes:
- a CDS encoding uncharacterized protein (SECRETED:cutsite_VGS-EN; SECRETED:prob_0.8090); SECRETED:SignalP(1-33) codes for the protein MTSKLSISLHGNNSVFILISIILCLLIPSNVGSENHPYFDPNIPSCVACEKEYPSIDSCTKSSEIFQNFSLVIFNPQQFIDAIRCACTDTFLSVYPLCLECFRRTGQPDTLLNTEVPPAIDTIRSTCQTMSAISGNASSYDATATVNPSGPTDHPGINSASSSDLMGMLWFYIIILVSTNMLLLLHHLD
- a CDS encoding Cyclin-dependent kinase 11B translates to MENQGYSPVECIDDNNLEKNNTPEVQLTETPKTKTKKSKWESESDNDSESEQRFSKKRRKKIQDSEVDEHSQPETTESIRRLKVSNEDPFNQSPSTRSISPIAEPINDMSISSTPSPTPESTTQSFEERIIKSTPTPLPPMLTGCRSVDNYEKLNRIEEGAYGVVFRARDKATGEVVALKKLKLDKEKNGFPITSLREVHTLLLAKHPNIVNVREIVVGETLTQIFIVMDFIEHDLKSLMEDMQVPFLQSEVKTIMLQLLSAVAMLHDNWIIHRDLKTSNLLLNNRGQIKVADFGLARKYGSPLGPMTELVVTLWYRAPELLLGTKKYSTAVDMWSVGCIFGELVNKEPLLPGRTEIDQLTKIFKLLGMPNEKIWPGFSKLPHAKNIPFIKQSHNTLRSRFPYLTENGFDLIAKLLTYDPSKRITAEEALKHPYFTESPLPKDPEMFPTWPSKGGGERRKSYTSPSAPNVAHGVEKLDEEDQTLLGSIFENQGGNDYGFRLKI